The Plasmodium chabaudi chabaudi strain AS genome assembly, chromosome: 14 genome contains the following window.
tAGAttaacatttaaaaaatgtgagAAAAATGCTCACtgaaattatgaaaaatgtaattatCACCgtttaatatttaagaCCATAAGTATTCAAATTGTGTATTTTTGGAGGagcatttttttgaaatttcTTCAACTATGGTGTTATGTATTTCCTAAAAAGGTGGTAGCCAAAATGATTAATATGTtactaatttttatgacttgttaatataaataaataatttgttcataaatattttataaaattcaaaaaaagtttattaacatttatCACgttgtgtatatataactataaTTTATGGAAGTCTTACTTGTATACTTTTTGTTGCGTCTATGTTTATCCAATAATCCTCATTTGAAAAATGCTCATATGCTTCATAAATTCGTTTTTGAACttcaaatttttcataaatttcTTTACCTGAAATGTGCATAAAACGGTAGCAgttaaaattattgtaaATAGTATGggagaaaaatatatcactATGTATTTGAGAGTAAGCCACCAGGACTCGGGATGTACAGATTAGCAAGCATAGGcaatcattttttcttcgCTCTCTTTCtttctatatatgtatatatgaacaTACCGTATTCCGATCTGTTTTGTGCATGATTAGGAGGGAGGTTTAAATAGCAAACAGCATCAGGTTTGATGAGACCTTTATCTGGATTCATACACCACTCTTTTGGCAATTtcttcaaaaataataaaatcgttaaaatgaaaatgtcagaaaaaataaactaaaTAGGTTATTTACTtcgtattatatatgcactaTGTATGAACGTGTGTAATAGTACCAATGCTCCTGATGAATAAGCTACTCCAGAATATGCATATCTATCACAAACAACCCATGTACCATTTATaagtaaattttttatttcatccctaaaatgtttataataaaaagaaataggAATGGGATGTGAATATATGGTTAagttatttaattttatagtgatatatatagtCCTATGTATGAATaagtataaaataaaaaaaaattataacatCATTTCCCATCGGTTTgcagaaaataataaatgaattgtttcatttgaaaatgtgctttccatttttaaataattagtaattatttttccaaTAGTGGTTTCCCTatcttaaataaaaaaaaaaatattataattttttttatttttatttgtgtgtatttttagctagcttttttttttttaatgttgtATACTTGGAAAACACAAATGCTTCACTTGAATGTTGTTATTTTTGAGATAGTCTACAAATAGTTTTGATTGTGTTGATTTTCCCGatctaataaaattaaaacaaagAATGTGTTACCAAAATTGAGATAGATAAATGGATAATATATGATGGTAATCAGTCTTTTTGGAAATGTATATAGGGTGgtgtaaaattaaaaatatgagtACTGCAATTTTTATACCTATCAACTCCTTcaaatacaataaaatttcCCTTCTTAGAATGggtattaatattttcgcttaaattttccatttttatttattttttttaataatataaaaaattaataatcaTATTTAAGAGAATTTTGAATTGTTACACTTtgatatatgtaataatacaaaGGGTATGGGTagtaatatatcattaaatGAGGCCCATAGAGGGATATAGAAAATTGTAGTTATCTTACAAGGGTAtagatttatatatatggtttatagtattttatagtatatagctagtttatatttgatttgaatttttaaaaatgattacatatatattcagcattattaataaaacacAAGGTATTTAtgatttatgaaaaataaatacactACTGTGATTTTGTGAAATGTTtgataattaaaaaaattaaagaaatgataataaagcaaaaaatgtatataaatttaattgatACCTTATGagtttataataaataaaaaaactaaaaatttaaaagaatgAAAAGGGTGTTATATCAAATACGTACTTggagaaaatatattaaaaaaaaatatgatatgcacattttttcatcctataaatatttcttaaaaaatatatatttatatgttatatggaaaaggaataaaaagggaaacagctttattaatttttctattcatatttttgattatatttttatttttgtagtaataatttaattataataaaaagtttaagtacttaaaaatgaagggggtgaaaaaaaaacatcacTTGTCATTatgaatacaaaaaaaaataatatctttCTCTTTTACAATCAAAAGATATATTGCATATGTGTGTATagattaatattattattttagtCATGCCTTTTGAGGTTTTAAGATTGGTTTACACCTTAATGTCTATGATATCGTGTGATAGTGGGTGGGGTGTTTGAAAATTAGATTTGTAGATccaagaaaataaattataagacgtatttaaaacaaaatatagaataaaatatgggatgatataatatttaataaatataagtgGCCAATGTGgttttatatcatcattataAGAACTATAAGGGttttcaaatattaataCTTGTGATGtgttattactatttttattttttgaatttgtatattttttagatatatttaaatatgctGTATTAAATTCTTGAGTTAAACTTTCAAGTATATTAGCACTGCATATGATGAcaatagtttttttttcttgattttcaaaaaagttcgtttcattatttaatatagagcaccaaatattatatgcccCATATTTAACTTTCTCTTCTACTAGTACATGATAAGTAGATTTTGAAATAGTCATTAAtctttcatttaaaatatttagtacgtccaatttttttaagcaaTCTGGATCTTCAAATAAGTTACTATGATATTTGTTTGCATGCTTGTTTTGCTGATTTGTTTGGTGGTCAGCTGTGTGTGAGTTTGAACAAGCGGAGTTTCCGTTTTGGGACTCTGAATTAAGACTAGTGTTGCAActgttaatattattttcttttttcccTGAATTTACATCATTTGGCTCTTGTATTTCATTAATgcaactatttttattttcaagaCTTTTCGAAGCATAATCTTTATAGAGATTTACAAAGGCATCAAATGAATAGTGTCGTAAAGCTATAGACTCAATgcaataattaaaaaattgtttataagACTTTGTATCATATAAAAGTTTATAATCtaatctattttttatagtatgaatatttctatcaaataaaaagaaattaaattttttattttgaatacATTTTTCAAGTATAGGCAAATATTCATCTTGCATAAATCCATTATGTATACGTGGTAAATACGtaaattttgaataattattatttttataattatttatttgatctttatttgaaagtttaaaaaataatctatTTAATCGTGTTTCACATaattctaaaaaaatataatggggatttattttgttaagtAATTCAGAGCAGTCATTACCACTTGAACTTTTTCCTTCGATTTGTCCATGTAATAtaccataaaaaaaaaaattataattatttatattttttattttaatatattttgagaataaatca
Protein-coding sequences here:
- a CDS encoding thymidylate kinase, putative; translation: MENLSENINTHSKKGNFIVFEGVDRSGKSTQSKLFVDYLKNNNIQVKHLCFPNRETTIGKIITNYLKMESTFSNETIHLLFSANRWEMMDEIKNLLINGTWVVCDRYAYSGVAYSSGALKLPKEWCMNPDKGLIKPDAVCYLNLPPNHAQNRSEYGKEIYEKFEVQKRIYEAYEHFSNEDYWINIDATKSIQEIHNTIVEEISKKCSSKNTQFEYLWS